In Pseudomonas fluorescens, the following are encoded in one genomic region:
- a CDS encoding aldehyde dehydrogenase family protein: MQNQLYIDGRFVDAVAGGTIDVVSPHDGSLIARIAAAEAADIDLAVAAAKRAFPAWSALGAAERGRLLLKLADKIEECGEELAQLESLNTGHPIRDSRGLDVPRTAACFRYFGGMADKIEGSVIPVEAGFLNYVQRKPIGVVGQIVPWNFPLMFTSWKMGPALAAGNTIVIKPSEITPLSTLRIVELMTEVGFPKGVVNVVPGYGHTAGQALAEHLDVGKIAFTGSTATGRRIVEASQSNLKRIQLELGGKGANIVFEDANLDAAVNGAAWAIFHNQGQACIAGSRLILHKDIADQFLERFIALAKSIRLGDPLDPDTEMGPLTSALHRDRVMAYIDIAIEQGGKILAGGKAPDDKALANGFYVEPTIVEAKPGDRVCQEEVFGPFVTVVRFGTDEEALAIANDSEYGLGSGLWTQNISRAHKMADAIHAGMCWINCYKRVNPGSPFGGVGQSGYGREMGFEAIHDYTEARSVWVNVDANIPAYYKR, encoded by the coding sequence ATGCAAAATCAGCTCTATATCGATGGCCGTTTCGTGGACGCGGTCGCTGGCGGCACCATTGACGTGGTATCGCCCCACGACGGTTCTTTGATCGCCCGCATCGCTGCCGCCGAAGCCGCTGACATCGACCTGGCCGTTGCCGCCGCCAAGCGCGCCTTTCCGGCCTGGTCGGCCCTGGGCGCCGCCGAACGCGGACGCCTGTTGCTCAAGCTGGCAGACAAGATCGAAGAGTGCGGCGAAGAACTGGCGCAGCTCGAATCCCTCAATACCGGGCACCCGATCCGCGATTCCCGTGGCCTCGACGTGCCGCGCACGGCGGCGTGCTTCCGTTATTTCGGCGGCATGGCCGACAAGATCGAAGGTTCGGTGATTCCGGTCGAAGCCGGGTTTCTCAACTACGTGCAACGCAAGCCGATTGGCGTGGTGGGGCAGATCGTGCCGTGGAACTTCCCGCTGATGTTCACCAGCTGGAAAATGGGCCCGGCGCTGGCGGCGGGCAACACCATCGTGATCAAGCCTTCGGAAATCACCCCGTTGTCGACCTTGCGCATCGTCGAGCTGATGACCGAAGTCGGCTTCCCCAAAGGCGTGGTCAACGTGGTGCCGGGCTATGGCCATACCGCCGGGCAAGCGCTGGCCGAACACCTCGATGTGGGCAAGATTGCCTTTACCGGTTCGACCGCCACCGGGCGCCGGATCGTCGAAGCCTCCCAAAGCAACCTCAAGCGCATCCAGCTGGAATTGGGCGGGAAGGGCGCGAATATCGTGTTTGAGGACGCCAATCTGGACGCGGCGGTCAACGGTGCGGCCTGGGCGATCTTTCACAACCAGGGCCAGGCCTGCATTGCCGGTTCGCGGCTGATCCTGCACAAAGACATCGCTGATCAATTCCTTGAGCGTTTCATTGCGTTGGCCAAATCCATTCGCCTGGGCGACCCGTTGGACCCGGACACCGAAATGGGCCCGCTGACCTCGGCGCTGCACCGCGACCGGGTGATGGCGTACATCGACATTGCCATCGAGCAGGGCGGCAAGATTCTCGCCGGCGGCAAGGCACCGGACGATAAAGCCCTGGCCAATGGTTTTTATGTCGAACCAACGATTGTCGAAGCCAAGCCCGGTGACCGCGTTTGCCAGGAAGAAGTCTTCGGCCCGTTCGTGACCGTGGTGCGCTTTGGCACCGATGAAGAAGCCCTGGCCATCGCCAACGACTCCGAATACGGACTGGGCAGCGGCCTGTGGACGCAGAACATCAGCCGCGCACACAAAATGGCCGACGCGATTCACGCTGGCATGTGCTGGATCAACTGCTACAAACGGGTCAACCCGGGCAGTCCGTTTGGCGGTGTCGGGCAATCCGGTTACGGTCGGGAAATGGGCTTCGAAGCGATCCACGACTACACCGAAGCCCGTTCGGTCTGGGTCAATGTCGACGCCAACATTCCTGCGTACTACAAACGCTGA